The following are from one region of the Phormidium sp. PBR-2020 genome:
- a CDS encoding cofactor assembly of complex C subunit B produces MSDTNAILRQLPIIVGSLGGTLLLVNRLLTDNLTTWQVRSDVLGAIVCAVLILTGLLWQRVQPKPPDSVMLQGEEGLELDPELPETVQRELAWSSQLLLTNTVTKTLVVWYQGRVLMRRGILAEQTTVELGAIAQRALQTQKPIYLVKLDLYPGRIEFNYLPTNTQGVICQPIGAEGLMILGANAPRSYTKQDETWIAGIAEKLSDTLQRQLGTTSHG; encoded by the coding sequence ATGTCCGACACCAACGCCATCCTACGGCAACTCCCCATTATCGTCGGGTCTCTCGGCGGGACTCTGCTGCTCGTAAATCGTCTCTTAACCGACAATCTAACCACCTGGCAAGTGCGTTCAGATGTCTTAGGGGCGATCGTGTGTGCTGTCCTGATTTTGACGGGATTACTCTGGCAACGGGTGCAACCCAAACCCCCAGATTCGGTCATGTTGCAGGGAGAAGAGGGTTTAGAATTAGACCCCGAGTTACCCGAAACCGTGCAGCGAGAGTTAGCCTGGTCTTCTCAGTTATTACTAACCAACACCGTCACCAAAACCCTAGTGGTGTGGTATCAGGGACGAGTCCTGATGCGCCGTGGCATTCTAGCAGAACAGACTACCGTGGAGTTAGGGGCGATCGCCCAACGGGCCCTACAAACCCAAAAACCCATCTATCTCGTTAAACTAGACCTCTACCCCGGTCGCATTGAATTTAATTATTTACCAACCAACACACAAGGGGTAATTTGTCAACCCATTGGCGCTGAAGGGTTAATGATTTTAGGAGCCAACGCACCGCGCAGTTACACCAAACAAGATGAAACCTGGATTGCCGGAATTGCCGAAAAGTTATCGGACACCCTACAACGTCAGCTTGGCACAACGAGTCATGGATAG
- a CDS encoding caspase family protein: MPKVSRRHFVQVASGTLATLGLHGTQLLQHRKVLAQPTSRRLGLVIGINAYVDAPLYGCVNDAILQRQLLIHRFGFNPRDVVMLLDQQATRQGILDAIEDHLIDQAKPGDIVVVHFSGHGSLVHDLDPICVNPRTGEGMAGTLVPVDGTLPRIGEAREGVVPDIMGHTLFLLMSAIQTDHLTVVLDSCYAGAATRDDVRVRAREGGEGGDRITISHQEKAYQDRWLAHFGWSREEFVEQYQQGVARGVVLAATQNHQLAIDEQLNGFVAGAFSYRLTQHLWQQDGTPDHVLAEIQQQIPENYRQQPKLEVAVGSDYGQRPLYFVENPNAIGHALVIEQEGDRVRLLLVGIDPGTVRAGTIFVNPDSQRRVTVGTRDGLIAIGQTTGSIAIGAVLTLGED, from the coding sequence ATGCCTAAGGTATCCCGCCGGCATTTTGTCCAGGTAGCAAGTGGAACACTGGCTACTCTTGGTCTTCATGGGACTCAACTGCTACAACATCGGAAGGTGCTTGCCCAGCCGACGTCTCGCAGGCTTGGGCTGGTTATTGGTATCAATGCTTATGTCGATGCGCCTCTCTATGGCTGTGTGAATGATGCGATTTTGCAGCGGCAATTGCTGATTCACCGATTTGGATTCAATCCCCGTGATGTGGTGATGCTGCTTGACCAACAGGCCACCCGTCAAGGCATTCTCGATGCGATCGAGGACCATCTGATTGACCAGGCCAAACCAGGGGATATCGTGGTTGTTCACTTCTCTGGGCATGGCTCCCTCGTCCATGATCTAGATCCGATTTGCGTCAATCCTAGGACAGGAGAGGGAATGGCTGGAACCCTAGTACCTGTAGATGGAACTTTACCCAGGATAGGGGAGGCACGAGAGGGAGTGGTTCCCGATATTATGGGGCACACTCTATTTCTACTCATGTCGGCTATTCAAACGGATCATTTAACCGTAGTTTTAGACAGTTGTTATGCCGGTGCCGCTACCCGCGATGATGTACGGGTGAGGGCACGAGAGGGGGGCGAGGGGGGCGATCGGATCACCATCTCGCATCAGGAGAAGGCTTATCAAGATAGGTGGCTTGCTCATTTTGGCTGGTCGCGGGAGGAATTTGTGGAGCAATATCAACAAGGAGTGGCAAGGGGGGTCGTGTTGGCAGCAACGCAAAACCACCAACTGGCTATTGATGAACAGTTGAATGGTTTTGTAGCGGGGGCATTTTCATATCGTTTGACCCAGCATTTGTGGCAGCAAGATGGTACACCTGACCATGTCCTTGCAGAAATCCAGCAGCAAATCCCTGAGAACTATCGCCAGCAGCCGAAGCTGGAAGTTGCTGTGGGCAGTGACTATGGACAACGGCCCCTTTATTTTGTGGAAAATCCGAATGCCATTGGTCACGCTTTAGTGATTGAACAAGAGGGCGATCGCGTTCGGTTGCTCTTGGTGGGAATCGATCCGGGAACTGTGAGGGCCGGGACAATTTTTGTTAACCCAGATTCTCAAAGGAGGGTAACTGTTGGCACAAGGGACGGATTAATTGCGATTGGTCAAACAACAGGATCAATTGCGATCGGAGCAGTGTTGACGTTAGGGGAAGACTGA